From the Nonlabens marinus S1-08 genome, one window contains:
- the ftsA gene encoding cell division protein FtsA — protein sequence MEPQEYAVGLDIGTTKIVAMIGRKNEYGKLEILGVGRSKSLGVHRGVVNNITQTITSIQQAVAQAETVSGMQIKEVTVGIAGQHIRSLQHSDYITRGDSETVINQEDITKLCNQVFKLVMLPGEEIIHVLPQEYKIDGQSEIKEPVGMYGGRLEANFHVVVGQVASIRNIYRCVKSADLNLSDITLEPLASAEAVLSQEEKEAGVALIDIGGGTTDLAIFKDGIIRHTAVIPQGGNIITQDIKEGCSIIEKQAELLKTKFGSAWPGENKENEIVSIPGLRGREPKEITLKNLSKIIHARVIEILETVFVEIKNYGHDEPKKQLIAGVVLTGGGSQLKHIKQLAEYVTGMPSRIGYPNEHLAGDSDTESTSPLFATAVGLVLKGLQAQELEMAEKKSTVQPVSPNSSATSQPAKEVEEIEEPIEDQPSVTQPKKTKGIFETWANKFKDFLDKAE from the coding sequence ATGGAACCACAAGAATACGCAGTAGGACTCGACATAGGGACGACTAAGATCGTAGCCATGATAGGTCGCAAGAATGAGTATGGCAAGCTGGAGATCCTGGGAGTAGGGCGATCTAAAAGTTTAGGCGTACACCGTGGTGTGGTGAATAACATCACTCAAACCATCACTTCCATACAGCAAGCTGTTGCGCAAGCAGAAACAGTTAGTGGTATGCAGATCAAAGAAGTGACTGTTGGTATTGCTGGGCAGCATATACGTAGCTTACAGCACAGCGACTACATTACTCGTGGAGACAGTGAAACTGTGATCAATCAGGAGGATATCACAAAACTTTGTAATCAAGTATTTAAACTGGTAATGCTTCCTGGAGAAGAGATCATACACGTTTTACCTCAAGAATACAAAATTGACGGTCAATCAGAGATCAAGGAACCTGTTGGAATGTACGGCGGTCGACTAGAGGCAAATTTCCATGTGGTGGTAGGCCAGGTGGCATCCATACGCAATATTTATCGCTGTGTGAAAAGTGCAGATCTTAACTTGAGTGATATCACACTGGAACCTCTTGCCAGTGCAGAAGCTGTGCTAAGTCAAGAAGAAAAAGAAGCGGGTGTTGCCCTTATCGATATAGGTGGTGGAACTACAGATCTTGCCATTTTTAAAGATGGTATCATACGTCATACTGCGGTAATCCCACAAGGTGGAAACATCATTACACAAGATATTAAAGAAGGTTGCTCGATCATAGAAAAGCAAGCGGAACTGCTGAAGACAAAATTTGGTAGTGCCTGGCCTGGAGAAAATAAAGAAAACGAGATCGTTTCCATACCAGGATTGCGTGGACGTGAGCCCAAAGAAATTACGCTTAAGAACTTGAGCAAGATCATTCATGCTCGAGTGATCGAGATACTAGAAACCGTATTTGTAGAGATCAAAAACTACGGTCACGACGAGCCTAAAAAGCAATTGATAGCAGGTGTAGTGCTTACAGGTGGTGGTAGCCAGTTGAAACATATCAAACAGTTAGCAGAATATGTGACTGGAATGCCTAGCCGAATAGGTTATCCTAATGAGCATCTCGCAGGCGACAGCGATACAGAAAGTACCAGTCCACTATTTGCAACAGCCGTTGGATTAGTACTGAAGGGATTACAAGCACAGGAACTAGAAATGGCTGAGAAGAAATCAACCGTTCAACCGGTATCGCCTAACAGTTCTGCGACATCGCAACCAGCTAAAGAAGTTGAAGAAATAGAAGAGCCAATTGAAGACCAACCTTCCGTGACTCAACCTAAGAAAACTAAAGGGATTTTTGAAACCTGGGCAAATAAGTTCAAAGACTTCCTTGATAAAGCGGAATAA
- the ftsZ gene encoding cell division protein FtsZ yields MSNDDFNSIAFDLPKNQSNVIKVIGVGGGGSNAIKHMFQQGIKGVDFVICNTDSQALENSPVPNKIQLGVSLTEGLGAGANPEVGERAAQESIEDVRAMLDSRTKMVFITAGMGGGTGTGAAPVIAQVAREMEILTVGIVTTPFHFEGKVRNEQAQKGIEKFRKNVDSLVIINNNKLRDVYGNLGFKAGFSKADEVLATASRGIAEVITNHYTQNIDLRDAKTVLSNSGTAIMGSAQATGSNRAQEGILKALDSPLLNDNKITGAKNVLLLIVSGAEEITIDEIGEINEHIQSEAGGGANIIMGVGEDESLGDAIAVTVIATGFNAEQQNEISNTEGTRIIHTLEEDQRATKVLDETNDRVVAGTLIMDKDDEVEQKVDNEFAFAKAETPQTPEPVVEPSEPVIIMHELGDEDPEEMIVPKSENPIIPTTEFIKNLNVVFEEVLDQEPTLIVTPQVEVPKVQEEFFEPVSKTTTPEQEEEKDQFLLDFDLPLTRSQEPKEEKITYQLEDIEVNDPINVIPVTEVSNEGIKKYSLDDYMEVEKQLNNAAPAAKKPVVNEVHVSTLEEPKQETVKKEVLENLDPTDLPINEVLKMRAEERKLKMHAYNFKFKSSHRLDEIEKKPAYLRQGIELDKNPSDSDRSRTTLSTDENNDVQLRSNNSFLHDNVD; encoded by the coding sequence ATGAGCAACGACGATTTTAACAGCATAGCATTTGACCTCCCTAAGAACCAATCTAACGTGATCAAGGTGATAGGTGTAGGTGGCGGTGGTAGCAATGCCATCAAGCACATGTTCCAGCAGGGCATCAAAGGGGTTGATTTTGTGATTTGTAATACAGATTCACAAGCCCTAGAAAATAGCCCAGTTCCTAACAAAATTCAGTTAGGAGTTTCCTTGACTGAAGGTCTAGGTGCAGGAGCAAATCCTGAGGTAGGAGAGCGTGCTGCCCAGGAGAGCATTGAAGACGTACGTGCCATGCTGGATAGCAGGACTAAAATGGTTTTCATTACCGCAGGAATGGGTGGTGGTACGGGTACAGGTGCTGCACCGGTAATTGCTCAAGTGGCTCGCGAGATGGAAATTTTGACTGTGGGAATCGTCACTACGCCTTTTCATTTTGAAGGAAAAGTACGTAACGAGCAGGCTCAAAAAGGAATAGAGAAATTCCGCAAGAACGTTGACTCTCTGGTAATCATTAACAACAATAAACTGCGTGATGTATATGGAAACTTAGGTTTCAAAGCCGGTTTCAGTAAAGCAGATGAGGTACTTGCTACAGCCTCTCGTGGAATTGCTGAAGTTATTACAAACCACTACACGCAAAACATTGACTTGCGTGACGCAAAGACTGTTTTATCAAATTCAGGTACCGCGATCATGGGTAGTGCACAAGCAACAGGCTCTAATCGTGCTCAGGAAGGAATATTGAAAGCATTAGATAGTCCATTGCTGAATGACAACAAGATTACCGGTGCTAAAAACGTATTGCTACTTATCGTTTCAGGTGCTGAGGAGATTACAATTGATGAGATAGGAGAGATCAACGAGCACATCCAGAGCGAGGCAGGCGGTGGCGCAAACATCATCATGGGAGTGGGCGAGGACGAATCTCTTGGCGACGCGATTGCCGTTACTGTAATTGCCACGGGATTTAACGCAGAGCAGCAAAATGAAATCTCAAATACTGAGGGAACTCGCATCATCCATACTTTGGAGGAAGATCAGCGTGCGACTAAGGTATTGGACGAGACTAACGATAGAGTTGTTGCTGGAACCTTAATCATGGATAAGGATGATGAAGTGGAGCAGAAGGTTGATAATGAGTTCGCTTTCGCGAAAGCGGAAACCCCACAAACTCCTGAACCAGTTGTAGAGCCTTCAGAACCCGTCATCATTATGCATGAATTAGGAGATGAGGATCCTGAAGAGATGATCGTACCAAAATCTGAGAACCCAATAATTCCAACAACGGAATTTATCAAGAACTTAAATGTAGTTTTTGAAGAAGTTCTAGATCAAGAGCCAACGCTTATTGTTACGCCACAAGTTGAAGTTCCTAAGGTACAGGAAGAGTTCTTTGAGCCTGTCTCAAAAACAACCACTCCAGAGCAAGAAGAGGAAAAAGACCAGTTTCTATTAGATTTTGATCTGCCATTAACGAGATCACAAGAGCCTAAAGAAGAAAAGATCACCTACCAGTTGGAAGACATAGAGGTAAATGATCCTATCAATGTGATTCCAGTTACAGAAGTTTCCAATGAAGGTATCAAGAAATATTCTTTAGACGACTATATGGAAGTAGAAAAGCAGCTAAATAACGCAGCTCCAGCAGCTAAGAAGCCCGTGGTGAATGAGGTTCATGTTTCTACATTAGAAGAACCTAAGCAAGAGACAGTAAAGAAAGAGGTGCTAGAAAACCTGGATCCGACTGATTTACCTATAAATGAAGTATTGAAAATGCGAGCTGAAGAGCGTAAGCTCAAGATGCATGCCTATAACTTCAAGTTTAAAAGCAGCCATCGTCTGGATGAGATAGAAAAGAAACCAGCCTACCTGCGTCAAGGTATCGAGCTGGATAAAAATCCTTCAGACAGTGACCGTTCCAGAACCACCTTGTCCACTGATGAAAATAACGACGTTCAATTAAGATCTAACAATTCTTTCCTGCACGATAACGTAGATTAA
- a CDS encoding cell division protein FtsQ/DivIB: MKGLKDILILMLISLCVLGLYAFAGARHMQRNLTDINISFTDYSDPLVSEINVNKLLIQKEDTLGKPYVENLDLNKSEMRLDAHPMIRTAEVSVDLNGRLDVLVEPRVPIARILGTTDVYLDKDNKIMPLSSEHSVLVPIVTGFKEAYQEELYAFLSDINEDPLLDMAITQVGFDKNGNVTLRLRAHDLKIQLGKIEGYDWKLQNFKAMLAKMEKDKTVDQVEKIDLRFNHQVIVVKKS; the protein is encoded by the coding sequence ATGAAAGGATTAAAAGACATCTTGATTTTGATGCTTATAAGCTTATGCGTTTTAGGACTCTACGCCTTTGCTGGAGCACGTCATATGCAAAGAAATTTGACTGATATAAATATCTCATTTACAGATTACAGCGACCCTCTTGTCTCAGAAATAAACGTTAATAAATTGTTGATACAAAAAGAAGATACACTAGGGAAGCCGTATGTAGAAAATTTAGATTTGAATAAGAGTGAAATGCGCCTAGACGCCCACCCAATGATTAGAACCGCAGAGGTTTCTGTTGATTTGAATGGTCGCTTAGATGTATTGGTGGAGCCACGAGTGCCTATTGCCAGAATACTGGGTACTACTGACGTCTATTTGGATAAGGATAATAAGATCATGCCTTTGTCAAGCGAACACTCTGTTTTAGTACCCATTGTTACAGGATTTAAGGAAGCATATCAAGAAGAGTTATATGCATTCCTTTCAGATATAAATGAAGACCCATTGCTAGATATGGCGATTACACAAGTTGGTTTTGATAAAAATGGTAACGTAACCTTGAGATTGCGTGCGCATGATTTGAAAATACAACTGGGAAAAATAGAAGGCTATGACTGGAAGTTGCAAAACTTTAAAGCGATGCTAGCCAAAATGGAGAAGGACAAAACGGTCGATCAAGTAGAAAAAATTGACTTGAGATTTAATCATCAAGTAATTGTAGTTAAAAAGAGTTAG